The following coding sequences lie in one Zingiber officinale cultivar Zhangliang chromosome 2B, Zo_v1.1, whole genome shotgun sequence genomic window:
- the LOC122046481 gene encoding beta-hexosaminidase 2-like: MASFLLLLSLLDAIFLAATFSTASPPPEIQINVWPKPTSVSWSDAAPIAVALSPSFRIPNPYPDNPYLRAATARYTRLLHAERHVPLRPPPLNLSSNAPPLASLSISVADPSAPLVHAVDESYRLSISADNSSSAAELVAATTWGAIRGLETLSQLAWGDPPAVPAGIRIEDRPLFPHRGLLLDTSRNYYPVRDILRTIRAMSHNKLNVFHWHITDSQSFPILLPSVPDLALRGSYGPSMRYSPEDVRRVVRYAMRRGVRVVPEIDAPGHTGSWAEAYPEIVTCANRFWAPPDGPALAAEPGTGQLNPLEPKTYDVVRSVLRDVAALFPESFLHAGADEVNTACWEQDPVIKRFLNAGGTHGQILETFVNSTRPFIVSALNRTVVYWEDVLLGSVAKMGSASMLPPETTVLQTWNNGPNNTKVLTAAGYRVIVSSWNFYYLDCGFGGWPGNDSRYDRQIADEQGQPFNYAGGDGGSWCAPFKSWQRVYDYDITYGLSESEAVLVLGGEVALWSEQADGSVVDGRLWPRAAAAAEALWSGNRDEAGGKRYAEATDRLAEWRQRMVERGIAAEPIQPLWCIRNPTMCNMVQ; this comes from the exons ATGGCCtcctttctcctcctcctctccctACTCGACGCCATTTTCCTCGCTGCCACTTTTTCTACCGCCTCGCCGCCGCCCGAAATCCAGATCAACGTCTGGCCTAAACCCACCTCCGTCTCCTGGTCCGATGCTGCCCCAATCGCCGTCGCTCTGTCCCCCTCCTTCCGCATCCCCAACCCTTACCCGGACAACCCCTACCTCCGCGCCGCCACCGCCCGCTACACTCGCCTCCTCCACGCCGAGCGCCATGTCCCTCTCCGCCCCCCGCCCCTGAATCTCTCCTCCAACGCTCCTCCCCTCGCCTCCCTCTCCATCTCCGTCGCCGACCCCTCCGCCCCCCTCGTCCACGCCGTCGATGAGTCCTACAGATTATCCATCTCCGCCGACAATTCCTCCTCCGCCGCCGAGCTCGTCGCTGCCACCACCTGGGGCGCGATTCGCGGCCTCGAGACCCTGTCCCAACTCGCCTGGGGCGACCCGCCGGCCGTCCCCGCCGGGATCCGGATCGAGGACCGCCCCCTCTTTCCCCACCGTGGTCTCCTCCTCGACACCTCCCGCAATTACTACCCCGTCCGCGATATCCTCCGCACCATTCGCGCCATGAGTCACAACAAGCTCAATGTCTTCCACTGGCACATCACGGACTCGCAGTCCTTCCCCATCCTCCTGCCCTCCGTGCCGGACCTTGCGCTCCGCGGCTCCTACGGCCCTTCCATGCGCTACTCCCCCGAAGACGTCCGCCGGGTCGTGCGATACGCCATGCGCCGAGGCGTTCGCGTCGTCCCTGAGATCGACGCCCCTG GACACACCGGCTCGTGGGCAGAGGCTTATCCGGAGATCGTCACGTGCGCGAACAGGTTCTGGGCGCCGCCCGATGGCCCGGCGCTCGCGGCGGAGCCTGGCACGGGCCAGCTCAATCCGCTCGAGCCGAAGACCTATGACGTCGTCCGCAGCGTGCTTCGCGACGTGGCCGCCCTGTTCCCGGAGTCGTTTCTCCACGCCGGGGCGGATGAGGTGAACACGGCGTGCTGGGAGCAGGACCCGGTGATCAAGCGATTCCTGAACGCAGGCGGCACCCACGGCCAGATCCTGGAGACGTTTGTAAATTCCACACGCCCCTTCATAGTGTCCGCGCTCAACCGCACCGTTGTGTACTGGGAGGACGTCCTCCTGGGCTCGGTCGCCAAGATGGGCTCCGCGTCGATGCTTCCGCCGGAGACCACCGTGCTCCAGACCTGGAACAACGGTCCCAACAACACGAAGGTGCTCACGGCAGCAGGGTATCGGGTGATCGTGTCGTCGTGGAATTTCTACTACCTGGACTGCGGCTTCGGGGGATGGCCAGGCAACGATAGCCGGTACGATCGGCAGATTGCGGACGAGCAGGGTCAGCCGTTCAACTACGCTGGCGGCGACGGGGGTTCATGGTGCGCGCCATTCAAGTCATGGCAGCGGGTCTACGACTACGACATCACGTACGGGCTTAGCGAGTCGGAGGCGGTGCTGGTGCTTGGTGGGGAGGTGGCCCTGTGGTCTGAACAGGCGGACGGATCGGTGGTGGACGGGCGGCTGTGGCCGAGGGCAGCCGCGGCGGCGGAGGCGCTGTGGTCGGGGAACCGGGACGAGGCAGGGGGGAAG